The segment GACTTCGCTCCCAATCAGCGGCTCGTCGAAGCGGAACTGTCCGAGCAGTTCGGCGCCAGCCGGGCCGCCGTCAGGAACGTGCTGGTGCAGCTGGCCGGTGAGGGACTGGTCGAGCGGATCCAGAACCGCGGCGCCCGGGTCCGCGCGGTGTCGCTCGACGAGGCCGTCGAGATCACCGAGGTCCGCATGTCCCTGGAAGGCCTGTGCGCGGCGAAGGCCGCCGAACGGGCCACCGAGGACGACCGCCGGGCGCTGCGGGAGATCGGGCGGAAGATGCAGGACGCGGTGGCCACGGGCGACGTGCTCGGGTACTCCGACCTCAACCGGCAGCTCCACGCCCTGGTCCTGGCGCTCAGCGGGCAGCGCACGGCCTGCGATGTGCTGGAACGCCTGCGCGGACAGAACGTCCGGCACCAGTTCAGGCTGGCCATGCACCCCGGACGGCCCCATATCTCCCTGCCCCAGCACCTGGACATCATCGAGGCGCTGTGCGCCGCGGACCCCGAGGCTGCCGAGGCCGCGATGAGACGGCACCTGCGCAGCGTCATCGACGCGCTCCCCGAGGTCGAGAGGCCGCAGCCCCGGCGGGTCGGCGGAGCCTGAGGCCACCCGCTACGAGCCGTTCGAGTTGTTGAGGTACGCCAGCACCGCCAGCACCCTGCGGTGTCCGCTGTCGCTCGGCGGCAGCCCCAGCTTCAGGAACACGTTGCCGATGTGCTTGCTGACCGAGCGCTCGGTGACGACCAGGGCCTTGGCGATGGTGGTGTTGTCGTGCCCCTCGGCCATCAGCTTGAGGACCTCGCGCTCGCGCGGGGTCAGCAGGTCCAGCGGTGAGTCACGGCGGCGGGTGAGGAGCTCGGTCACCACCTCGGGGTCCAGCGCCGTGCCGCCGGCCGCGACCCGGTCCAGCGCGTCCAGGAACTCGTCCACCCGGCCCACCCGGTCCTTGAGCAGATAGCCGACGCCGCTCGCACCCCCGCCCAGCAGCTCGGCGGCGTAGGACTCCTCGACGTACTGCGAGAGCACCAGCACCGGCAGCCCGGGGATCTCCTGGCGCGCCGCGAGGGCCGCCCGCAGGCCCTCGTCGCGGAAGCCGGGCGGCATTCGGACGTCGAGGACGGCGGCGTCCGGGCGGTGGGCGAGCAGCGCGGGCAGCACTTCGGGCCCGGTGCTCGCGACGGCCACCACCTCGTGCCCGCAAGAGGTGAGCAGCAGGACGAGCCCCTGCCGCAGCAGGGCGTTGTCCTCGGCGATCACCACACGCACGGCAGCTCCACTTCGATCACGGTCGGGCCCCCGGCGGGGCTGGTCACACCGACGGTTCCGTCCAGCGCCGCCACC is part of the Streptomyces sp. NBC_01262 genome and harbors:
- a CDS encoding GntR family transcriptional regulator gives rise to the protein MAASRDAAQQAEQTVGPAPLVDAIRDAITSGDFAPNQRLVEAELSEQFGASRAAVRNVLVQLAGEGLVERIQNRGARVRAVSLDEAVEITEVRMSLEGLCAAKAAERATEDDRRALREIGRKMQDAVATGDVLGYSDLNRQLHALVLALSGQRTACDVLERLRGQNVRHQFRLAMHPGRPHISLPQHLDIIEALCAADPEAAEAAMRRHLRSVIDALPEVERPQPRRVGGA
- a CDS encoding response regulator transcription factor, whose amino-acid sequence is MRVVIAEDNALLRQGLVLLLTSCGHEVVAVASTGPEVLPALLAHRPDAAVLDVRMPPGFRDEGLRAALAARQEIPGLPVLVLSQYVEESYAAELLGGGASGVGYLLKDRVGRVDEFLDALDRVAAGGTALDPEVVTELLTRRRDSPLDLLTPREREVLKLMAEGHDNTTIAKALVVTERSVSKHIGNVFLKLGLPPSDSGHRRVLAVLAYLNNSNGS